In a single window of the Pseudomonas entomophila genome:
- a CDS encoding DUF805 domain-containing protein, whose protein sequence is MVFCRGCAKQIHQSALSCPGCGAPQAATAGNGTIAGTTAVSSGNAYIEVMKKYAVFKGRARRKEYWMFVLFNLLITIAIGIVDNAIGTKPLLGLVYNLAIMIPSIAVAVRRVHDNDHSGWWLLVPIVGLVFLIKDGTPGNNRFGPSPKGLV, encoded by the coding sequence ATGGTGTTCTGCCGCGGCTGCGCCAAACAGATCCATCAATCGGCCCTGAGCTGCCCGGGCTGCGGCGCACCCCAGGCCGCCACTGCCGGCAACGGCACAATCGCGGGTACCACTGCCGTGAGCAGTGGCAATGCCTACATCGAAGTGATGAAGAAGTACGCCGTATTCAAGGGCCGCGCGCGCCGCAAGGAATACTGGATGTTCGTGCTGTTCAACCTGTTGATCACGATCGCGATCGGTATCGTCGACAATGCTATCGGCACCAAGCCGCTGCTGGGCCTGGTGTACAACCTGGCGATCATGATCCCGAGCATCGCCGTTGCCGTACGTCGTGTGCACGACAATGACCACAGCGGCTGGTGGTTGCTGGTGCCTATCGTCGGCTTGGTGTTCCTGATCAAGGACGGCACCCCAGGCAACAACCGCTTCGGCCCGAGCCCCAAGGGCCTGGTGTAG
- a CDS encoding DUF4190 domain-containing protein, giving the protein MAMVYCRGCARQLHETAPTCPQCGAPQHAISPTNPVSGESPWMGIVSLILGILCVLTLFDDADWDGETLLGMVMLSMAGLVLGIVSISQKKPGNGMAIAGVVMAVISLLCFIGLSAS; this is encoded by the coding sequence ATGGCGATGGTCTATTGCCGCGGCTGTGCCAGACAGCTGCACGAAACGGCACCCACTTGCCCACAATGCGGCGCTCCACAGCACGCAATCTCCCCCACGAACCCGGTCAGCGGCGAATCGCCGTGGATGGGCATCGTCTCCCTGATTCTCGGCATCCTCTGTGTACTGACGCTGTTCGATGACGCTGACTGGGACGGTGAAACCCTCCTTGGGATGGTCATGCTTTCAATGGCGGGCCTGGTCCTGGGCATCGTCAGCATCAGTCAGAAGAAGCCCGGTAACGGCATGGCCATCGCCGGCGTGGTCATGGCAGTCATTTCACTGCTGTGCTTCATCGGCCTATCTGCTAGCTAA
- a CDS encoding dipeptidase has product MPFSKLSAASVMLASLAMLSIPAHANLSQQQSAAIVKAYDGSNPADFKQFLGKLAGSDLAKADKLADTLKLYLAGKPLSSEQQDEINRLLGLYTRIKYGEAAKQTLRELVEIPTVRKEGVPQHENPEFLKIADKIKALAEGFGLQFRNVDNRVYEISLGEGKEVIGIHAHADVVPVTPENWKLKDGTKLDPFKVTLVGDRMYGRGTEDDKNGIVVALYALKVAKDEKLPLARQFKLLVDTTEETTGDAIPYYFERNATPDYNLALDGGYPVVIAEKGYGTVMATFAKRAGTGNGAEVVKLTGGLATNQIPGSSVATLISDKPADVAKALEKAGAEYVKQHGGDFSIDAKADGKQVLLTVTGVSAHSSEPESGVNPVARMLDFLNGVQKQVPLKHNHITDAARYAADNWGLDYLGNKLGVGFKDSFMGPLTTSLTFVGLDDKALKLAVNLRIPKGKSLETLKAELSDKLGEWARTSHTSVAFDYTLDEPMYRNPEGEWVKALLAVASENLGMKHEFGTSAGATSVHDLPNGVQFGLAMPDVKYTGHNDNEFKTVEQFMLDLQIVSEMVARIGQMPKL; this is encoded by the coding sequence ATGCCATTTTCCAAGCTTTCCGCCGCTTCCGTGATGCTGGCCAGCCTGGCGATGTTGTCGATCCCGGCCCACGCCAACCTCTCCCAGCAACAGTCCGCCGCCATCGTCAAGGCCTACGACGGCAGCAACCCCGCCGACTTCAAGCAGTTCCTCGGCAAACTGGCCGGCAGCGACCTGGCCAAGGCCGACAAGCTCGCTGACACCCTCAAGCTGTACCTGGCCGGCAAACCGCTGAGCAGCGAACAGCAAGACGAGATCAACCGCCTGCTGGGCCTGTACACCCGGATCAAGTACGGCGAGGCCGCCAAGCAGACCCTGCGCGAACTAGTGGAGATCCCGACGGTGCGCAAAGAGGGCGTGCCGCAACACGAGAACCCGGAATTCCTCAAGATCGCCGACAAGATCAAGGCCCTGGCCGAGGGCTTCGGCCTGCAGTTCCGTAACGTCGACAACCGTGTCTACGAGATCTCCCTCGGCGAAGGCAAGGAAGTGATCGGTATCCACGCCCACGCCGACGTGGTACCGGTGACCCCGGAAAACTGGAAGCTCAAGGACGGCACCAAACTCGATCCGTTCAAGGTCACCCTGGTGGGCGACCGCATGTACGGCCGTGGCACCGAGGACGACAAGAACGGCATCGTCGTCGCGCTCTATGCGTTGAAAGTGGCCAAGGACGAGAAGCTGCCGCTGGCGCGCCAGTTCAAGCTGCTGGTGGACACCACCGAGGAAACCACCGGCGACGCCATCCCCTACTACTTCGAACGCAACGCCACCCCCGACTACAACCTGGCACTGGACGGCGGCTACCCAGTGGTGATCGCCGAGAAAGGCTACGGCACGGTCATGGCCACCTTCGCCAAGCGCGCTGGTACCGGTAATGGCGCCGAGGTGGTGAAACTGACCGGCGGCCTGGCCACCAACCAGATCCCGGGCAGCTCGGTGGCGACGCTGATCAGCGACAAGCCAGCCGACGTGGCCAAGGCCCTGGAAAAAGCCGGCGCCGAGTACGTCAAGCAACATGGCGGCGACTTCAGCATCGACGCCAAGGCCGACGGCAAGCAGGTGCTGCTGACCGTGACCGGTGTGTCGGCCCACTCCTCCGAGCCTGAGTCCGGGGTCAACCCGGTGGCGCGCATGCTCGACTTCCTCAACGGCGTGCAGAAGCAGGTGCCGCTCAAGCACAACCACATCACCGACGCTGCCCGCTACGCCGCCGACAACTGGGGCCTGGACTACCTGGGCAACAAGCTCGGTGTGGGCTTCAAGGACAGTTTCATGGGCCCGCTGACCACCTCGCTGACCTTCGTCGGCCTGGATGACAAGGCGCTTAAGCTGGCGGTAAACCTGCGCATTCCCAAGGGCAAGTCGCTCGAGACGCTCAAGGCCGAGCTCTCCGACAAGCTCGGCGAGTGGGCGCGTACCAGCCACACCTCGGTGGCCTTCGACTACACCCTCGACGAGCCGATGTACCGCAACCCCGAAGGCGAGTGGGTCAAGGCACTGCTGGCCGTGGCCAGCGAGAACCTGGGCATGAAGCATGAGTTCGGCACCTCCGCCGGCGCCACCTCGGTGCACGACCTGCCCAACGGCGTGCAGTTCGGCCTGGCCATGCCTGATGTGAAGTACACCGGCCACAACGACAACGAGTTCAAGACCGTGGAGCAGTTCATGCTCGACCTGCAGATCGTCAGCGAGATGGTGGCGCGGATCGGGCAGATGCCAAAACTCTGA
- a CDS encoding alpha/beta hydrolase, giving the protein MKANCGTTVALLVCLGLHGCATLPLPQQRSQQADALASTVNLMREQVRTDTFLLASYVRIERPDLPLTVYIEGDGLAFRSRSQPSDDPTPLNPVGLALAAADSSANVLYLARPCQFARMADNPRCAVTYWTGRRFAEDVVQAMDQAVDHYARQVPGQPLHLIGYSGGGAIAALLAARRVDIASLRTVAGNLDVAEFNRLHRTTPMPESLNPIDQAARLRALPQIHFHGSADRVVPGVIAERFAQAVAGDCTQVRGVPGMGHGGDWAARWPGLLAEPARCGREH; this is encoded by the coding sequence GTGAAAGCCAACTGCGGGACCACTGTGGCGCTGCTTGTCTGCCTTGGCCTGCATGGCTGCGCGACCTTGCCCTTGCCGCAGCAGCGCAGCCAACAGGCAGACGCGCTGGCCAGCACCGTGAACTTGATGCGCGAGCAGGTACGCACCGATACCTTCCTGCTGGCCAGTTACGTGCGCATCGAGCGCCCGGACCTGCCGCTGACGGTATACATCGAAGGCGACGGCTTGGCCTTCCGCAGCCGCTCGCAGCCCTCGGACGACCCCACGCCGCTCAACCCAGTGGGGCTGGCGTTGGCGGCCGCGGACTCGTCCGCCAATGTGCTCTACCTCGCCCGCCCCTGCCAATTCGCCCGAATGGCCGACAACCCGCGCTGCGCCGTGACGTACTGGACCGGCAGGCGGTTCGCCGAAGACGTGGTGCAGGCCATGGACCAGGCGGTCGATCACTATGCCCGGCAAGTGCCCGGGCAACCGCTGCACCTGATCGGCTACTCCGGCGGTGGCGCCATCGCCGCGCTGCTGGCGGCGCGCCGGGTGGACATCGCCAGCCTGCGCACCGTGGCGGGCAATCTCGATGTCGCCGAGTTCAACCGGTTGCACAGGACCACCCCCATGCCCGAGTCTCTCAACCCGATCGACCAGGCTGCCAGGCTGCGCGCGCTGCCACAGATTCACTTCCATGGCAGCGCCGACCGCGTCGTGCCTGGCGTGATCGCCGAACGATTCGCCCAGGCTGTGGCCGGCGACTGCACGCAAGTACGCGGGGTTCCCGGGATGGGCCATGGGGGTGACTGGGCGGCGCGCTGGCCAGGCCTGCTCGCCGAACCGGCGCGCTGCGGGCGCGAACACTAA
- a CDS encoding ABC transporter ATP-binding protein — protein MNAFIAPALHAANQPDATPPLVTFEGVGKTFSVDGQAFEAIRDFNLAIDEGEFIAIVGASGCGKSTLLRLLVGLDNDYSGSIRVDGKPVTGIGGERGIVFQEHRLFPWLTVEQNIALGLVNEHLTQGERARRVHEYVQLVGLTGFESAYPHQLSGGMAQRVAIARGLVASPRILLLDEPFGALDALTRQQLQDELLAIRERSGITTLLVTHDAEEATYLADRVVVLEPRPGRIKSVVPIDLPHPRRRTGVALHALREKVLHQITGGQPYIKPAPLRVEGLRAELIAL, from the coding sequence ATGAACGCCTTCATAGCCCCGGCCCTGCACGCGGCCAACCAACCCGACGCCACCCCGCCGCTGGTCACCTTCGAGGGGGTCGGCAAGACCTTCAGCGTCGACGGCCAAGCCTTCGAGGCCATCCGCGACTTCAACCTGGCGATCGACGAGGGCGAGTTCATCGCCATCGTCGGTGCGTCGGGGTGCGGCAAGTCCACCCTGTTGCGCCTGCTGGTGGGGCTGGACAACGACTACAGCGGCAGCATCCGGGTCGACGGCAAGCCGGTCACCGGCATCGGTGGCGAGCGGGGCATCGTGTTCCAGGAGCACCGGCTGTTCCCCTGGCTGACCGTCGAGCAGAACATCGCCCTGGGCCTGGTCAACGAACACCTCACCCAAGGCGAGCGCGCCCGACGCGTGCATGAATACGTGCAACTGGTGGGGCTGACAGGTTTCGAGTCGGCCTACCCGCACCAGTTGTCCGGCGGCATGGCCCAGCGCGTGGCCATCGCCCGCGGCTTGGTGGCCAGCCCGCGGATCTTGTTGCTGGACGAGCCGTTCGGCGCACTGGACGCCTTGACCCGCCAGCAACTGCAGGACGAACTGCTGGCCATTCGCGAACGCTCGGGTATCACCACCCTGCTGGTGACCCATGATGCCGAGGAGGCCACCTACCTGGCCGACCGGGTGGTGGTGCTGGAGCCACGCCCCGGGCGCATCAAGTCCGTGGTGCCGATCGACCTGCCGCATCCACGCCGGCGTACCGGCGTGGCGTTGCACGCGCTGCGGGAGAAGGTCCTGCATCAGATCACCGGTGGCCAGCCCTACATCAAGCCTGCGCCCTTGCGCGTGGAGGGGTTGCGTGCGGAGCTCATCGCGCTGTAG
- a CDS encoding ABC transporter permease: MSEIVSVGQHRRWGPLRGSFAAQGRSCVPWVVPLAVAALWMIASREHWMSEQILPAPSMVWQSALEYGSSELWGHLWISMQRLIWGLLAGVASGLLLGAWLGASQRAQTLVLPTFIALAQIPTLAWIPLFMLFFGIGELLKLVVLVKAVVVPVTLHTLVGVRDAQPKLREAAATLRLPAHLVFLRLLLPAALPACLAGVRLALATAWTSLLAVELLASSEGIGYLMVWGRQLFMLDLVFLCILVIGLVGALMDRGFSRLERRLLFWPQPAMGQQARGTATNSGQSLLLPTAVLVVWQAANSFGWVDAHILSSPLEVLRSLYTGLMDGSLPEALRLSLQRTLAGLLIGGGAGFALGLLLGLSPTAERLLGPSLSALRQVALFAWVPLLTAWFGLGESAKLVFVGLAAFFPLLIATQRGIASLSPQLGEAAQALRLGLRHRLRLLVLPGAASAIFAGLRLALIYAWLGTIGAEYFMPSDGGIASLMIGAQQLFRMDQVMAAMVLIGLVGALLGHLGQRLESRATRWRSA, from the coding sequence ATGAGCGAAATCGTGAGCGTAGGCCAGCACCGTCGATGGGGGCCGCTACGCGGCTCTTTCGCGGCTCAAGGCCGCTCCTGCGTACCGTGGGTTGTGCCGTTGGCGGTGGCGGCATTGTGGATGATCGCCAGCCGTGAACACTGGATGAGCGAGCAGATCCTACCCGCGCCGTCGATGGTCTGGCAGAGCGCGCTGGAGTACGGCTCCAGCGAGCTCTGGGGGCATCTGTGGATAAGTATGCAACGGCTGATCTGGGGACTATTGGCGGGGGTCGCCAGCGGGTTGCTGCTGGGTGCCTGGTTGGGCGCGTCGCAGCGTGCGCAAACGCTGGTGCTACCGACCTTCATCGCCCTGGCGCAGATCCCGACCCTGGCCTGGATCCCACTGTTCATGCTGTTCTTCGGCATCGGCGAGCTGCTCAAGCTGGTGGTGCTGGTCAAGGCCGTGGTGGTGCCGGTCACCCTGCACACCCTGGTCGGCGTGCGCGATGCCCAGCCCAAACTGCGCGAAGCAGCCGCCACCCTGCGCCTGCCCGCCCACCTGGTGTTCCTGCGCCTGCTGCTGCCGGCCGCCCTGCCGGCATGCCTCGCGGGGGTTCGCCTGGCCCTGGCGACCGCCTGGACCTCCTTGCTGGCGGTGGAGCTGCTGGCCTCCAGCGAAGGCATCGGTTACCTGATGGTCTGGGGGCGCCAGCTGTTCATGCTCGACCTGGTGTTCCTGTGCATCCTGGTGATCGGCCTGGTCGGTGCCTTGATGGATCGCGGCTTCTCGCGGCTGGAACGCCGCCTGCTGTTCTGGCCACAGCCGGCCATGGGCCAACAGGCGCGCGGCACCGCCACGAACAGCGGGCAGAGCCTGTTGCTGCCTACGGCAGTGCTGGTGGTGTGGCAGGCGGCCAACAGCTTCGGCTGGGTCGATGCGCACATCCTCAGCTCGCCACTGGAAGTGCTGCGCAGCCTGTACACCGGGCTGATGGACGGTTCGCTGCCCGAGGCTTTGCGCCTGAGCCTGCAGCGCACCCTCGCCGGGTTGCTGATCGGCGGCGGTGCGGGCTTCGCCCTGGGCTTGCTGCTGGGCCTGTCGCCCACCGCCGAGCGCCTGCTCGGCCCCAGCCTGTCGGCGTTGCGTCAAGTGGCGCTGTTCGCCTGGGTACCACTGCTCACCGCCTGGTTCGGCCTGGGTGAAAGCGCCAAGCTAGTGTTCGTTGGGTTGGCGGCGTTCTTCCCGCTGCTGATCGCCACCCAGCGCGGCATTGCCAGCCTCTCGCCGCAACTCGGCGAGGCGGCGCAGGCCCTGCGCCTGGGCCTGCGCCACCGCCTGCGCCTGCTGGTGCTGCCTGGCGCCGCCTCGGCCATCTTCGCCGGCCTGCGCCTGGCGTTGATCTACGCCTGGCTCGGTACCATCGGCGCCGAGTACTTCATGCCCTCGGACGGCGGCATCGCCAGCCTGATGATCGGCGCCCAGCAATTGTTCCGCATGGACCAGGTGATGGCCGCCATGGTCCTGATCGGCCTGGTCGGCGCCCTGCTCGGCCACCTCGGCCAACGCCTCGAATCGCGCGCCACGCGCTGGAGATCCGCATGA
- a CDS encoding ABC transporter substrate-binding protein, giving the protein MKARIRHLLTPLLAGLLSALPMAAHAAQPEVIRIAVPDLSAGSKPSAGGVVDVLRDQQLLEQEFAKDGIRIDWHFFKGAGPVVNEALANGQADFAYLGDLAAIIGKANGLDTRVLSAGVRGVKSYLGVVPGSGIHSLQDLKGKRVAVFRGTANQLSFASALASQGLSERELKVINLDFNAANAALAARQIDATWGLSNLLSLRERGLVELPVNSRDLKGAGGTQAVLIGTGEFIRQHPDLVQRLVTAQQQAVKWLQNEHNRDAYVDLVSAQANWPRAILRDDLAQENLARYFDPRLDAEFVGLLQQGVDLAAKERLIRRGFQVADWIEPRFLDAALQQDQATQAAR; this is encoded by the coding sequence ATGAAAGCCCGAATCCGTCACCTGCTCACCCCTCTGCTGGCTGGCCTGCTCAGTGCCTTGCCAATGGCTGCCCATGCCGCCCAGCCCGAAGTCATCCGCATTGCTGTCCCTGACTTGAGCGCCGGCAGCAAGCCCAGTGCTGGCGGCGTGGTCGACGTACTGCGCGACCAGCAACTGCTTGAGCAGGAATTTGCCAAGGACGGCATTCGCATCGACTGGCATTTCTTCAAGGGCGCGGGGCCGGTGGTCAACGAAGCCTTGGCCAATGGCCAGGCCGATTTCGCCTATCTGGGTGACCTGGCTGCGATTATCGGCAAGGCCAACGGCCTCGATACGCGTGTGCTGTCCGCCGGAGTGCGTGGGGTGAAGAGTTACCTGGGTGTGGTGCCGGGGTCGGGCATCCACAGCCTGCAAGACCTCAAGGGCAAGCGCGTGGCGGTGTTCCGCGGCACCGCCAACCAGCTGTCGTTCGCCAGCGCCCTGGCTAGCCAGGGGTTGTCCGAGCGTGAGCTGAAGGTGATCAACCTGGACTTCAACGCCGCCAACGCCGCCCTGGCCGCCAGGCAGATCGACGCCACCTGGGGGCTGTCCAACCTGCTGTCGCTGCGTGAGCGTGGCCTGGTCGAGCTGCCGGTCAACTCCCGCGATCTCAAAGGTGCCGGTGGCACTCAGGCGGTGCTGATCGGCACCGGCGAGTTCATCCGCCAGCACCCCGACCTGGTGCAGCGCCTGGTCACCGCCCAGCAGCAGGCGGTGAAGTGGCTGCAGAACGAACACAACCGCGATGCTTACGTGGACCTGGTGTCTGCCCAGGCCAACTGGCCACGGGCAATCCTGCGCGATGACCTGGCCCAGGAAAACCTGGCCCGTTACTTCGACCCTCGCCTGGACGCCGAATTCGTCGGCCTGCTGCAGCAGGGCGTGGACCTCGCCGCCAAGGAGCGCTTGATCCGCCGTGGCTTCCAGGTTGCCGACTGGATCGAGCCGCGCTTCCTCGACGCCGCCCTGCAACAAGACCAAGCCACCCAGGCCGCCCGCTGA
- a CDS encoding TauD/TfdA dioxygenase family protein, whose product MSNAALATAPQALELDIQPVAGRIGAEIRGIKLSADLDPATIEAIQVALVQHKVIFFRAQDHLDDRGQEAFAQLLGEPIAHPTVPVVDGTRYLLQLDGAEGQRANSWHTDVTFVDAYPKASILRSVVAPASGGDTVWANTAAAYQELPEPLRALADSLWAVHSNEYDYASVKPDVDPAKLERYRKVFTSTVYETEHPVVRVHPISGERVLQLGHFVKRIKGYSLADSQHLFALLQGHVTRLENTVRWRWQAGDVAIWDNRATQHYAVDDYGTQPRIVRRVTLAGEVPVGVDGQVSRTTRKG is encoded by the coding sequence ATGAGCAACGCCGCATTGGCCACCGCGCCGCAAGCCCTCGAACTCGACATCCAGCCCGTTGCCGGACGCATCGGCGCTGAAATCCGAGGCATCAAGCTGTCCGCCGATCTGGACCCCGCCACCATCGAGGCCATCCAGGTCGCGCTGGTACAGCACAAGGTGATTTTCTTCCGCGCCCAGGATCATCTCGACGACCGAGGCCAGGAGGCCTTCGCCCAGTTGCTCGGCGAGCCCATTGCCCACCCCACCGTGCCGGTGGTCGACGGCACCCGTTACTTGCTCCAGCTCGATGGCGCCGAAGGCCAGCGGGCCAACTCCTGGCACACCGACGTGACCTTCGTCGATGCCTACCCCAAGGCCTCGATCCTGCGCAGCGTGGTCGCACCGGCATCGGGTGGCGACACGGTCTGGGCCAACACCGCCGCCGCTTACCAGGAACTGCCAGAGCCGCTGCGGGCGCTGGCCGATTCGTTGTGGGCGGTGCACAGCAACGAATACGACTATGCCAGCGTCAAGCCGGACGTCGACCCGGCCAAGCTCGAGCGCTACCGCAAAGTGTTCACCTCGACGGTGTACGAGACCGAGCACCCGGTGGTGCGTGTGCACCCGATCAGCGGCGAGCGCGTGTTGCAGTTGGGGCACTTCGTCAAGCGCATCAAGGGTTACTCGCTGGCCGATTCGCAGCACCTGTTCGCGCTGCTGCAGGGCCATGTGACACGTCTGGAAAACACCGTGCGCTGGCGCTGGCAGGCAGGTGACGTGGCGATCTGGGACAACCGCGCCACGCAGCACTACGCGGTGGATGACTACGGCACCCAGCCGCGCATCGTGCGCCGAGTGACCCTGGCCGGCGAGGTGCCTGTTGGGGTGGATGGGCAAGTGAGCCGAACGACCCGCAAGGGCTGA
- a CDS encoding LysR family transcriptional regulator, with protein MHIDLRQLRHFIALVEHRSFVAAAAAVNLSQSAFSRSIQTLEHNVGCRLVDRASKELAPTRQGLLVLEHSRRLVHGAHHLVNEINQFNGATTGVVRFGSGPAPAGGLVPRAVARFVAEYPAARTCFQVDNWQALNRRLIAEEIEFFIADTRQFEADPDYQVLKLKPQRWHFCCRQGHPLTAHEKVRTQDLFDYPLATTTRPPNIRKVLSDLSGRQDFLPSVECEHGYALLNVVLHSDTIGIACSANLLPYQGERGLVALELADLAPEQEEAFYTRYGVVSRMGYGLSALAQGLIRQLLVCDNET; from the coding sequence ATGCATATCGACCTACGCCAGCTCCGCCACTTCATCGCCCTTGTCGAACACCGCAGCTTCGTGGCCGCGGCGGCCGCGGTGAACCTTTCGCAATCGGCCTTCAGCCGCAGCATCCAGACGCTGGAGCACAACGTCGGCTGCCGCCTGGTCGACCGCGCCAGCAAGGAACTGGCACCCACCCGCCAGGGGTTGCTGGTGCTGGAACATTCGCGGCGGCTGGTGCACGGGGCGCACCACCTGGTCAACGAGATCAACCAATTCAATGGCGCGACCACGGGGGTGGTGCGCTTCGGCTCGGGGCCAGCGCCAGCCGGTGGCTTGGTGCCTCGAGCGGTGGCGCGGTTCGTTGCCGAGTACCCGGCGGCACGCACCTGTTTCCAGGTGGACAATTGGCAGGCGCTGAACCGTCGCCTGATCGCCGAGGAAATCGAATTCTTCATCGCCGACACCCGCCAGTTCGAGGCTGACCCGGATTACCAGGTGCTCAAGCTCAAGCCCCAGCGCTGGCACTTCTGCTGCCGCCAGGGGCACCCGTTGACCGCGCATGAAAAAGTGCGGACGCAAGACCTGTTCGATTACCCGTTGGCCACCACGACTCGCCCACCGAACATTCGAAAGGTCCTCAGCGACCTCAGCGGCCGGCAGGACTTTCTGCCCAGCGTGGAGTGCGAACACGGTTATGCCTTGCTCAATGTGGTGCTGCACTCGGACACCATCGGCATCGCTTGCAGCGCGAACCTGCTTCCCTACCAGGGGGAGCGGGGGTTGGTGGCGCTTGAACTGGCGGACCTGGCGCCAGAGCAGGAGGAGGCGTTCTACACGCGATATGGCGTGGTGAGCCGAATGGGGTATGGGTTGTCGGCGTTGGCGCAGGGGTTGATCAGGCAGTTGCTGGTGTGTGACAACGAAACCTGA